In Diaphorobacter ruginosibacter, the genomic stretch GCGGTCCCACTCGGGGTAGTGGAAACGGGCGATTTCGTAGTCTTGGGCAGAGGGCGGCTCCGGCGCCGTATCGGGCACGGTATTGGCTTGGGCCGGTGGCGGGCGGGCGCCAGGTTGCGCTACCGAGAGTGCTTGGTCGACATTGGCTTCGGATTCGGGGTGCTCCCAGAGGTAGCTGTTGTCATCGCGATAAAGCGTTGGGGGTGCATAGTGCTGCGGATCCATGCGTACACGCATCTGCCCCAGGTCGTTGGCAAGAATGGAAGATGCGGCTCTAAACGCGGCGTAGTCCTCCAGCCCATGGGTTTGAGCAGCGCGCTCGAATAGCTCTCTGGCTTTGTTGATCCAATGGTTGGTGCTGTGGCTATCGGTCAGGAGCAAGATGCGGTCGAGTCGAGCCATGAACGCGGTGAAGCTCAGGTTCGAGCCTTCCGGCTCCGGCGCGAGCTGCTCGCTGAACCAGCTGCGCACGCCGGGGTAGTCGCGCAGCAAAAGACGCTCGACACGGGCGTCTTCCACCGCAGACACCACCGTCAAGCCCATAGGTTTCAAGACCTGGCTAGGTTGGCGTGCAGGTGAGTGCCGCAAGTGTGCAGCGGCGTGCGCCACCATGGCCTCGTGCCTGCGTTGGCGCTGCGCGGCATCCAGATCAGGCAGTGCAGGCAAAAGGATCTGAACGGTTGACGCCTCGTTGAGATGGACGTTGGTGCCTGATGGAGCTCGTGGCAGCACAATGGTACGTGCCGCCGCTGCGGGCTTGGCCGCAGCGGCACCCAGCAGGCCTGAGCCGGTGACCGGCGCTGATGCGCTGGACGTTTGTAACGGTTGCACTTGCACTCGCATCAGTGCCAAGCCGGAAGCCAGCATCGCCAGGCGCTCGTAATCATGGGCCTCGTCATTGATCCAGGCCGGTGGTGATGTCGCCAGCTCAGCATTGCGGACAGTTGGCGCTTGGGAAGAGACCATGGTCGCTCGCCTTTCAGTTGCCAAACTGCGCTTGCACCAGCTTTTTCAGCGCCGCGGTAGTATCCGGGTCGTCGGTCAGCGCCAAGGTGATCGTCATGTCGCAGCTGTCAGCGGGCGAGACGCCATCGCGCATCAGCAGACCGGCATAGATGAGCATGCGGGTGGATGCGCCTTCGTCCAGTCCGCGGTTCTTGAGTTCGCGCGTGCTGTGGGCCAAGGCAACCAGGCGCTGTGCCCGTGCGCGGTCAATGCCCGCTTCGTGGGCGACGATGTCGGCTTCGGTGCTGGCATCGGGATAGTCAAACTCCAAAGCAGCAAAGCGCTGACGGGTGGAGGGCTTCATGTCCTTGGCGCTGCTTTGGTAGCCCGGGTTGTACGACACCACCAACTGGAAGTCGGGGTGGGCTTGCACCACTTCACCCTTTTTGTCGAGTGGCAGTACACGGCGAGCGTCGGTGAGAGGGTGAATGACCACCGTGGTGTCCTGCCGTGCCTCAACCACTTCGTCGAGATAGCAGATACCGCCGTAGCGCACGGCCATCGTCAGTGGCCCGTCGTGCCAGGCCGTACCATCGGCATCAAGCAGATAACGGCCCACCAGATCGGAGGCAGTCATGTCTTCATTACATGCCAAGGTGATGAGCGGGCGTTGGAGCGCCCAGGCCATGCGCTCGACAAAGCGAGTTTTACCGCATCCGGTTGGGCCTTTGAGGATGAGCGGCATGCGGTGACGATAGGCTTGCTCGTAAAGCTCTATCTCGTTGCCCGCCGGGCGGTAGAAAGGCTCATGCGTCAGGCGGTAATCGGCCAGCGGGTCCGCGCCGGCAACGGCGTGCAGAGGGATTTTTGCATTCATCGAGTTCACCATTTCCCCATCAATATCATCAAGCCCGGTATCCAGCAGGTGACTACGCCTACCAGCACGGTATAGCCCGCGAGAAAGCGCAGTGGCCTGCCCAGGCCGAGAGCTACAAAGAAGAAGAACCACAGGCTCGCCCATACCAGCCACATAGCGATCACGCGCATATCACCTGCGGATGCAGCGAAAGCCAGCGCGCTGATTGCAACAAACAGGCAATACCAGCCCAACCCGACACCCTTGAGGCCCCACCACTGAACAACAGCCAGGTAGAGGTAGGTAAAGGCAAACAGGAGGCCACCAGCAGCAGCGAAAAAGTCGGGATCGGCGCCTGCTCGCAGGATGCCGATGGCATTGATGAACAAGGCCAGCAGACCGACCAGCAGATTGAATGGCGCCGAGTCGCGCGGCTCGAAGCGCCCACTCAGGCCGACGCCATTGACCACCAGTACCGCACCAATGAAGAACAATGCAAGGCCTAACATAAGAAGAGTCCTTTGCTTGGAAGATGGATGTCGCACCTGCGGTGGCCGCCGAGCCATGCACAGCGGCCACTGAGCGAAGCGACTTAACGGTGTTTGGGCGCCTCGTTGGGAATGCCTTCGATCGGGCATTCGGGAGTTCCCACCGTAGAGCGGGTGAATGACTCGACCATTTCGCGGGTCCCCTCAGGGTCGTTGATCCACTGGCTGTAGAAGCTGTAGGGGCAAGCGGCCACGCCCTTGTCGCCATCGCCCGAGTTGATGAGGCCGGTGTAGCCTCGGTGCACCAGTTTGAAAAGGTGGTTTTGCGACTGGCCGTTTTTGCGCGCATCGCGGATCAGCGATTTGGAGAGCTCGGCGTACTGGATTCCCATCTCCTCTTCGCCCGTCTCGCCCAGCGTGCGTCCGTCAAAGCCGATGATGGCCGAATGCCCAAAGTACGAATACACACCGTCAAAGCCCGCCGCATTGGCCACTGCCACATAGGTGTTGTTCATGAAAGCCATGGCCTTGGACACCAAAATCTGCTGCTCCTTGGCTGGGTACATATAGCCCTGGCAACGGATGATCAGCTCGGCGCCACGCATGGCGCAGTCACGCCAGATTTCCGGATAGTTCCCGTCGTCGCAGATGATCAGGCTGATCTTCAAGCCTTTGGGGCCTTCACTAACGTAAGTGCAGTCGCCCGGATACCACCCTTCCACGGGCACCCAGGGCATGATCTTGCGGTACTTTTGCACAATCTCGCCTTGATTGTTCATCAGGATCAAGGTGTTGTAGGGCGCTTTGTTGGGGTGCTCTTCGTGGCGCTCGCCGGTCAGCGAAAACACGCCCCAGACATTGGCTTTGCGGCAGGCGTCAGCGAAGATGGCAGTCTCTTCGCCAGGGATGGCCGAGGCGGTGTCGTACATCTCCTTGGAGTCATACATGATGCCGTGCGTGGAATATTCGGGAAAGATAACCAGATCCATCCCTGGCAGGCCTTGCTTCATACCCACCAGCATGTCGGCAATTTTTCGGCAGTTGTCCAGCACTTCGGCCTTGGTGTGCAGACGTGGCATCTTGTAGTTCACGACTGCTACGCCTACGCAATCATTGCTGCTCGAAATATCTCCGTGTCTCATGGCGGTGCTCCTAAGTGTAGAGGTCAATAAAGGACTGACGCATTCGGCCGAGCAGTGTTGGACACAGACCGTTCCACCTTCGCGGGCAAAGCTCCGCCAACGGACGCAGGTCCGTGATGAAACACTTTGATGCGAATAAAGCGCACAACAAAAAAGCCCGAAGCGATTCACGAGTGAATCGGTTCGGGCTCTGTTGCCGGACATCTGCGCTGACGACTTTGGCAGCTGATGTCGAAATGGAAGAACAATCTGTGCGGCGACTGCTCGCCGTGCCGTATTTATATCAGTGCGGTTTTTTTATTTTTATCGAACATGTCCGTATTGCAGCGGCTGAACTATGGTGTTAGACCATGGCCCAATCCAAGTAGGCACCTCGATGCCTTGCCAGCATGCAACGTGTGCGGCCAGTATCTGAACCGACCGCGACTGCGGCGCACCGGCGGCAAGGCATCGATCAGTTGCTCGAACACTTGATCATTGCCCGGGACGCATCTGGCGGCACCGGCAGATCGATCCCTGTCTCTGGTGGCGGCAATTCGCGTAGCAGATTCCAGAAGCCCCCGTACGGCATCCTGAATCAGAAATTACCCGGGAATTTTCAATATATTTCCGAACCCTTGCACACGCATTTCACGCGCCGTGCGGGTACATACAACACACTCATATCCCTCACCTATACAGCCGACAATGCCGAGCAAATTCAATGCGCAGCATGCTGCCCTGCGCCCGCTTCCCAACATCATCTTCGCCAGCCGCTGGCTGCAGCTGCCGCTGTACCTGGGCCTCATCGCCGCGCAGGGCATCTACGTTTACCATTTCTGGGTGGAGCTCATCCACCTCATCGAAGCGGCCTTCGGAAGCGCGGATGCGCTGCAGAAGCTGGTAACCAGCATCGGCTACAAGTCGGGCACCGAGGTCACCTCGCTCAACGAGACCATCATCATGCTGGTGGTGCTGGCGCTGATCGACGTGGTGATGATCTCCAACCTGCTGATCATGGTGATCGTGGGCGGCTATGAAACCTTCGTGTCGCGCCTGAACCTGGAAGGACATCCGGACCAGCCGGAGTGGCTGAGCCATGTGAATGCTTCGGTGCTGAAGGTGAAGCTCGCCACGGCGATCATCGGCATCAGCTCGATCCATCTGCTCAAGACATTCATCAACGCAGACAACTATTCCGATCGCGTGCTGATCGCCCAGACCGCCATCCACATCGCCTTCCTGCTGAGCGCGCTGGCCATTGCCCTCACGGACCGGCTGCTGAGCCATTCGCACGGCGGCGGCAACAAGCCCCACTGATCCGTCACGCCACGCCGGGCAAGGCGTGGCGGCTCTCACGCGGACGCGGGAATCTTCTCGCGCAACTGCTTGGCCGTTTCCTTGGCGCGGTCGTTCTCCGCGCGCAGACGCGCCAGTTCCTCGGGGCTCACGCGCTCGACATTCGAGTAGTCGAGCTTCCATTCCCAATCCGCGCTCCACACCAGCGGCGATTGCACCGTGGTGCGCGCAGCGGGAGCGGACTCCAGGACGCGCAGCGCGAGCTCCAGCGTTTCGCGCCGGGACGCGGCATCGTGCGGTCGGCCCGCGGCATTACCGAGCGGAAAATCCGAAAACAGGAAGCGCGGCACGCCGACATACTCGACAATGTCCTTGGCGCAGCCCATGACGACCGTGGGAATACCGGCCTCCTCGAGCGCACGCGCGGTGAGCGACAGGGTCTGGTGACAGATGGGGCAGTTGGGCACCAGCACCGCGACATCCGCGCCATCCTCCTTGCAACGCTGGACGATGCGCGGGATGTCCACCTCCAGCGTATGGCGCTGGCTGCGATTGGTCGGCACGCCGTGGAAATGCCTCGCCAGCCTGCCGATCCGCCCCTGCCGCACGAACTCGCGCATCAACGGCAGCGGAAACCAGCAGTTGCTGTCTTCCATCGACGTATGCCGGCGGTCGATTCCCACGTGGGAAATGCGCAGATCGTGGTCCATTGCGGTATCACCCGCATAGGGTTCGTAGAACTTGGCCGCCGCATTGTAGGGAGCGCCCGGCCCCTGCGGTCCCTTGTCGGGCTGGAAGGGTGCAGCCGTGGTCAACAGGGCCACGGTGCTGTCCGCGAGGGGCTTCGTCAGGGCCGTGAACGGCACCTTCGCATAGTGCGAGTAGCGATAGGGGTTGCCGTAGCCCAGGGCCAGGTACCAGTCGCGTGTGCGCTGCATGTAGGGAACCGGCGAGTCGCCCGGATGGGCCATTCCAAGACCCTCTCCGGATTCGGCATTCGCCTCCTCGACACTCGGCAGTTTCGGTGTGCCGCTGCTGTTCATGGCTTCATCTCCCACAATCGTTGGCATCAGACCTGCGCCATGCCGGCCTGTCTTGCAATGGTTTTGAACCGCTGTATCTGCTGCTGGATCTGCGCCGTGACCTCCGCGGGAGTCTGCAGCATGAGCTCACCGCCCAGGCTCTCGTCGGCAAAGCGCCGGGCTTCTTCGGTCTGCTTGATCTTTTCCACCGCCTGCGCCAGTGTCTGGCGCATGGCCTCGGGCGTGCCCTTCTTCACGAAGAATCCCACCCAGCTGTAATGGTCGTATTCAGGATAGCCGCACTCACGCACGGTCCGGAGCGCCGGAACGGCATGATGGCGCTCCACGCTGGTGATCGCGAGCGGCCTGATCTTGCCCGCCTTGATGCTGGAGACAGCCCCGCCCCAGTCGAGCAGCGCGGCCTGCACCTGGTCGCCCATCAGGTCCGACATGAGCGGTGCCTGCCCCTTGTAGGGAATGTCCTGGAACTTCGCGCCCGAAAGGCTCGCCAGGTAGGCAGCCCCGAGCTGGTAGCCCTGCGAATAGGTGCCCACGCTGACCGTCTCCTGCTTCGAGCGCGCGATCAGGTCCTCGAGCGAGCTGATCGGCGAGCCCGGCGAGACGGCATACACTGCCGGTCCCCGGTACAGCCCGGCAACAGGCACGAAATCGTTCACCGAATCATAGGAAATGTCCTTGAGCATGACGGGATTCACCACCATCAGCGAGATGTTGCCGAGCAGCACGGTGTAGCCGTCCGCCGCAGCCCCCTTCACGGCCGAGATCGTGATCAGCCCGTTGCCGCCGGGCTTGTTTTCCACCACGAAGCTCGCGCCCAGCAGCTTGCCCGCGCGTTCGCCAAAGAAGCGCGCCGCGGTGTCCGAGCCGCTGCCCGGCGTGAACGGAACGATCACACGCACCGGCTTGCCCGCGAACTCGCCCTGGGCGAATGCATCCCTGAGCAGCGTGGCCCCCAGGGCCATGAGCGCCGACGTGCGCAAGGCCTCGCGGCGGGACATCATCGAAGGCGGGAACTCGTGTCGCATGGGCAGGACTCCTCGAATGGAAAGGTACGGTGGATCAAAACAATGGCGGGCGCCCCGTCGGCAGGCAGGCGCTTCGTTCGCCCGATGCCGCCGCATGGCCCCCGGGGTCACGCCGGAGGGAGCCCAGCACCTCCTCGGTGTGCTGCCCCAGGTACGGTGCGGGCGAATGGATCAGGCCGCCCCCGCCCTCCTCGCTCCCCAGGTGGAAGCCCGGGCCGACCATGGCATGCGTCCCCAGGTTGGAGGTCACCTGTTGCAGCGCCCGTCGCGACCGGAGTTGCGGGTGCTCGACGATCTCCTCGATCGAGAACACGCGCGCACAGGGCACATCGGCCTGGTTGAGCAGCGGCTCCCAGTAGGCGGGTGAACGCGTGCCGAACGCCGACTCGATGATTTCCCTGAGTTCCTTGCGGTGCTCATAGCGCCTGAACCAATCGGCAAAGCGCTCGTCGCCCAGCACGTCCTCGCGATCCAGCACATGGAACAGCCGCTGGAATTGCGGCTCGGTCAGCGCCGCGAGCACGATGAAGCCGTCCCCGCAGCGGAAGCGATCCGCGGTCGGCTTGCGGCTCATCGACAGATTGCCCACCTGGCGCTGCGGCGTGCCCGAGACGGTGTAGTCGGCCACCTGCGTGGACAGGAAGCTCAGGCTTGCGTCCAGCATGGACACATCCACATGCTGCCCCCGGCCGTTCTGCGTGCGCTGGTACAGGGCCGCAGCCACCGCGAACGCGGCCGTCATGCCGCTGAGCACGTCGCACAGGGCAAAGCCCGCCCGCATGGGGCCGTGTTCGGGTTCGCCCGTGATCGACATGAGGCCCGACATGGCCTGGATCTTTCCGTCGAAAGCCGGTGCGGCGCGCTCCGGCCCGGTATGGCCAAAGCCGGAGATCGAGCAATAGATGAGCCGCGGGTTGACCCTTGCGAGCACCTCGTATCCGAGGCCCAGCTTGTCCATCACGCCGGGACGGAAGTTCTCCCACACGATGTCTGCCTCGCTCACTATCTGGCGGACAGCCTCGACGGCGGCCGGCTGCTTGAGATCGAGGACCACGCTCTTCTTGTTGCTGTTGACCGCCATGAAGGCGGGTGCCATCCCGCTCTTGGCCAGGTCGCGGTGCATGGTGGTGGTGCGCGCATCGTCCCCGGTGGGTGGTTCGATCTTGATGACTTCCGCCCCCTGCAGGGCGAACTGGTGGGTGGCGTAGGGCCCCGCCAGAAAGCGCGTGAAGTCCAGGATCCGGATGCCGTGAAAAGGTGAGTTCATGGCGATGATGTATTGAACTGCGGGTCGCCTGATGGGCGGGCTGAAGTTTATTGTTCTATTTATTGGAACGTCATTTCATATTTATCATTCTAGGGATCACGCAGAACGAGTCAACCGCCTCACCGACGGTGTTTACCCTGCAGCGCCACGGAAGCTCGGCCGCTACCTGGAAAGCTCCGATCCAGCCACTTTTCAGGGCAGAAGAGAGGCGAACAGCCATGATCGGCACATCCAGATTCGCGATACCGGCAATACGCGGCAACTTCCTCATCGAAGTCACACGATGACATCCTGATGACAACCTTTAAGTAGATACCCGAAGATTTTTGGTCCCCGGACCTTTGACTTTTAAAGATTAAATAGTTATAATTGCGGAATGTTTCACAACCTGCAACGCAGGTAATTCGTCTCCTCGAGGCGAATTTCCCCGTCGGATCGCGGTTCACACGGTGAACGTCATATCCGGCTCTCGGCCGAAGTTCCGGCCCTGATGCCTCTGGCACCCACAGGTCTTGCAGACCTTGTCCATGGTGCCGGCGCCATTGCAGAAGTCCTCAACCAGACCTCTTCTGCGGCGCACACAGACTCTTGCGCAGCACGCATGACTGCCATTCGAGTCGATCTCAGGTCACATTGCTCGTGTCCGCCCTCTCCTGTCCGGAGATGGTGGGGCCTTCCGGGTTCCGTTCGCCATCTTCGGTTCACAGTGCATCAGGGAATTGCGGTTTCTCGCGCAACGCTTTTTCTTTTTCGCGTTGCCAACGCTTCGGCCATCGTGCCTTGGCCGCTGCATTGGCGGCCGGGGTGAGTTCAACCGAAGGCAATGCTGAAAAATATCCATTGCCGCCAGGCCCTCGTGGCTGCGTGCGGCGACCGATGGATATTTTTCAGTGGGGCCTTGACCAGGAAGGACCCACAACGTGGCCAAACAAGTAGTTATCGATCATGTCTTCAAAGTCTTCGGCGACGAGCCGAAGACTGCGCTCGCGCTCGTCCAGCAAGGCCTGAGCAAGCAGGAGATCCTTGCCCGCACCGGCCAATCCATCGGCGTATTCGACGCCAACTTCACCATCGAGGCGGGCGAAATCTTCGTCGTCATGGGCCTCTCGGGTTCGGGCAAGTCGACGCTGGTGCGCATGCTCAATCGACTGATCGAGCCCACCGCCGGACGCATCCTGGTGGATGGCGAGAACATCAACACGCTCAGCGACAAGGACCTGCGCGCACTGCGCCGCAAGGACATCTCGATGGTGTTCCAGTCGTTCGCGCTGATGCCGCACATGAACGTGCTGGACAACACCGCGTTCGGCCTCGAGCTCTCCGGCATCGACCGCGCCGAGCGACAGCGCGCGGCACAGGAGGCGCTCGAGCAAGTGGGCCTGGGAGCCTGGGGCCAGAGCTACCCCGACGAACTCTCCGGCGGCATGCAGCAGCGCGTCGGGCTGGCGCGGGCCCTGGCCTCCGATCCATCGATCCTGCTGATGGACGAGGCGTTCTCCGCACTCGACCCGATCATCCGCACCGAGATGCAATCCGAGCTGCTGCGCCTGCAGCAGATCAAGCGCCGCACCATCGTCTTCATCTCCCACGATCTGGACGAGGCCATGCGCATCGGCGACCACATCGCCATCATGAAGGACGGCCATGTGGTGCAGGTGGGCACGCCCGACGAGATCCTGCGCAACCCCGCCAATGACTATGTGCGCGACTTCGTGCGCGGTGTGGATGCGGCTGCCGTGTTCAAGGCGGCCGACATCGCGCGCCAGGCGCTCACCGTGGTGTCGGAACACGAGGACCGCGGCTGCCGCTCGGCGCTGCGCCTTCTCGAGGACTCCGACCGCGATTACGCCTATGTGTTGAATGCCCGCAAGCGTTTCCTCGGCGTGGTGTCCTCGCAGTCGCTGCGTGACGCCCTGCAGGGCCACCAGGGCATGCTGGGCCTGAAGCACGCCTTCATTCCCGGTGTGCAGCCACTGGCCAGCACCACACCAGTGGCCGAACTGTTCGGCCCCGTGGCCGCGAGTCCCTTCGCATTGCCGGTGGTGGACGACGACGGCAAGTACCTGGGCGTCGTCAGCCGCACCACGATGCTGAAGTTCCTGGACCGCGACACCCCTCCCGTGCCGCCTCCGCAGAAGGAAATTCCCACGATCACACTGAACACGCCGGCCCCTGCGACCCATGCCGCGCCACAACCATAAGGAGGCCGAGAACATGAGTGAAAAAATCACAGTCGCACAGAACATGACGGACAGCAGCAGCACCGCGATCGATCCGTGGGCAGCCGCCACGGAAAGCACACCGGTCGATACGGCGCAGCAGGCAGCGGACGCAGCCGCTGCAGCCTCCGTCGACCCGTGGGCCGACAGCGCGGCAGCCAATGCCCCCGCCGTCGATGCGGACCCCTGGAGCTCGGCGAGCGCAGCGGATCCGGGTGCAGGCTCCGACTGGCTGGATGCCGCGGCGAACGGAGCCCAGGGGATTTCGGTGCCGACGGACGACGGCGGCATCGCCCAGCTGTGGCACCAGGTCACGTCCAGCGGACAGCATGTTCAGGGCTGGATCAACGACGGCCTGACATGGGTGGTCGATCATTTCCGTCCGTTCTTCCAGGGCGTTCGCATGCCCATCGATGCCACGCTCAACGGCGTGACGGATGCGCTGCTTGCAGTGCCATGGCCCGTGCTCATCGCCATCATTGCGCTGTTCGCATGGCAGTTCGCCGGCCGCGCGCTGGCCATCGGCACCGCCGTGTCGCTGCTCGCCGTTGCCATGCTCGGCATCTGGCCCGATGCCATGGTGACGCTGGCGCTGGTGCTCACCTCGCTGCTGTTCTGTGTCGTCATCGGCCTTCCCGCCGGCATTGCGCTGGCTTCAAGCGACCGTGCGCAGCGCATCACCCGCCCGTTCCTCGACGCCATGCAGACCACGCCCGCTTTCGTGTACCTGGTGCCTGTGGTGATGCTGTTCGGCATCGGCAACGTGCCCGGCGTGATCGTGACCATCGTGTTCGCGCTGCCGCCGCTGATCCGGCTCACCAACCTGGGCATCCGCCAGGTGCGACCCGACCTGATCGAAGCCAGCCGCGCATACGGCGCATCTCCCATGCAACTGCTGTGGAAGGTGCAACTGCCGCTCGCAATGCCATCGATCATGGCCGGCATCAACCAGGCGTTGATGCTGTCGCTGTCGATGGTGGTGATCGCCTCGATGATCGCCGTGGGCGGTCTCGGCCAGATGGTGCTGCGCGGTATCGGCCGCCTCGACATGGGTCTCGCGACGGTTGGCGGACTGGGCATTGTGCTGCTCGCCATCGTGCTCGATCGCATCACGCAGGCCATGGGTGAGCCCAAGCGCGGCGGTGTCCATTGGTGGCACACCGGGCCGGTCGGCCTCGTGCGGCGCATGCTGCGCAGCAAGCCTGTACAGGCACCGCGACAGGAAGACGCCGTAGTCGAAACGAAGGCCAGGCTCGCCTGAGGGCGCCGGACCTGCCCGATCCCCCCATCGGTCCTCTCCTGCCCTGCCGGAGAGGACGTGAAGACACACAACCACCACATCAAGGAGAACAACGCATGCCATTCAACGCCACCTCAAGCGGCACCCCGCTCACCCGCGCCCTGCGCACCGGCATCGTGGCCGCAGCGCTCGCCGCGGCGGGTACGGCGGGCTTCGCTGCCGACCTGCCCGGCAAGGGCGTGAAGGTGCAGCCGCTCAAGAGCTCGATCGCAGAGGAAACCTTCCAGACGCTGCTGGTGATGAAGGGCCTCGAGAAGCTGGGCTACGACGTGCAGCAGATCAAGGAAGTGGAGTACCCCACCGCCCACATCGCGCTTGCCAACGGCGACGCCACCTTCATGGCCGACCACTGGAATCCGCTGCATGCCGACTACTACAAGAATGCCGGCGGAGATGCGAAGCTGTATCGCAAGGGCATCTTCTCGGCCAACGCCGCGCAGGGCTACCTGATCGACAAGAAGACCGCCGACGAACACAAGATCACCAACATCGGCCAGCTCAAGGACCCGAAGATCGCCGCACTGTTCGACGCCGATGGCGATGGCAAGGCCGATCTCACCGGCTGCACTCCGGGCTGGGGCTGCGAGGCGATGATCGAGCACCAGCTCACCGCCTACAAGCTGCGCGACACCGTCACGCACAAGCAAGGCACGTACTCGGCCCTGATCG encodes the following:
- the proW gene encoding glycine betaine/L-proline ABC transporter permease ProW; amino-acid sequence: MTDSSSTAIDPWAAATESTPVDTAQQAADAAAAASVDPWADSAAANAPAVDADPWSSASAADPGAGSDWLDAAANGAQGISVPTDDGGIAQLWHQVTSSGQHVQGWINDGLTWVVDHFRPFFQGVRMPIDATLNGVTDALLAVPWPVLIAIIALFAWQFAGRALAIGTAVSLLAVAMLGIWPDAMVTLALVLTSLLFCVVIGLPAGIALASSDRAQRITRPFLDAMQTTPAFVYLVPVVMLFGIGNVPGVIVTIVFALPPLIRLTNLGIRQVRPDLIEASRAYGASPMQLLWKVQLPLAMPSIMAGINQALMLSLSMVVIASMIAVGGLGQMVLRGIGRLDMGLATVGGLGIVLLAIVLDRITQAMGEPKRGGVHWWHTGPVGLVRRMLRSKPVQAPRQEDAVVETKARLA
- the proX gene encoding glycine betaine/L-proline ABC transporter substrate-binding protein ProX, translating into MPFNATSSGTPLTRALRTGIVAAALAAAGTAGFAADLPGKGVKVQPLKSSIAEETFQTLLVMKGLEKLGYDVQQIKEVEYPTAHIALANGDATFMADHWNPLHADYYKNAGGDAKLYRKGIFSANAAQGYLIDKKTADEHKITNIGQLKDPKIAALFDADGDGKADLTGCTPGWGCEAMIEHQLTAYKLRDTVTHKQGTYSALIADTITRYKAGKPILYYTWTPYWVSNVLKPGKDVVWLEVPFSALPGEQSGTDTKLANGKNYGFIANHQQIVANRAWAEKNPAAAKFFEVVKLPVGDINAQNFLMSQGQNSQADIERHTNAWIGAHQKLFDGWIDQAMAAAKP